The window TAGAGAAAGTTTTGGGAGAAAACGACCCCAAGTTCGACGAAACACGTGCTCGTGATTGTCAACGTAAGTCAGCAGGCAAACAACCACTTACGTGGGTTCGTGGTGAAATCCACCACGCAATTACCAGGGGGCTCTCGATACCCGAGTTTAGCAGATATTGCGATAATAAAGAGGTAAGCCTCAATTTCGGAAGGCGGCAAATCATGTTCAACTGGTACGCAACACCGCAGGAGCAGAGAGAAACACTTCCCGGAGACGAACTGATTTCCGAGATTCAAAACTGCTCGACCTATGCCATCACGATCCATGCTTCCCCACACGAAGTCTGGCCGTGGCTTGTCCAAATGGGATGCAACCGTGGCGGCTATTACAGTTACGATTGGTTAGACAACGGCGAGAAGCGAAGCGCTAACCAGATTATCGAGGAATATCAATCAACCAAAGTAGGCGATATTCTTCCCTCTCGGCCTGGCAGTCATTACGGTTTCGAGGTCTTGCGGATGGAGCGTCCGCATCTCTTTTTGCTGGGGGCTTATTTACGGGCGGGGCAAATTGCTAACCTACCGTGGAACGACCCTCCACCGGCTGCGTACGTCCGTTCGACTTGGGCATTCGTTCTGAGAGAATCGGAAGAAGGTGCAAGGCTGATTGTTCGTACCCGGGGTGTAATTCACCCGTGGTGGTTCCGCATGCTCACCAATATGTTCTTCGTCCCAGCCCATGTCATCATGCAGCGGAAACAGCTGCTGAGTTTACGCGAGCGGATCGAGACCGCGCACATGGCGCAGGCACCTCCCCTAGTAAAAATGACGTAACGGTTTGCTTCCCCAATGGCAGCGAAGGTGGGCACGCCGACAAAACGTTGTGACGACTACGAGGAGGAAAGCCATTCCTCTGCGAGATGTCCCTTTTGAAAACGCAACGCGAAGTGGGGCATCTCGTTTGAATTTGCCTAAGGCAACCTCTGATGCGACTTTCTGTCGAAATTTGGCAAGCGAGTGACTTAATATATATACATCGTGTCGATGTGAAGTAGCGTCCCCGTCGATCACAAGAGTCGTTGTCACTTGGTTAGAGGAACATGAGTTTCACCTCGAACAAGCAGCCGATCTGAAAAAGGCACAGGAGATCTTGCCTGCGTTGTTGGGGAAGAAGCTCCGCGTGGAATTATGAGCCAAGCGGAGCGATGATTTTCAAAAGGGTTTGCCGGGCGATTACTTCTTCGCTTCCGCCGGGGTGTCTTGAAACAACTGGGAAGCAAACTGCCGGAGGTAGTTCCGCCAGTTGACCCAGGTGTGCCCGCCGTCGGTTTCTTCGTAAACGGCTTCAAAGCCATGCTTCTTCATGAGGTCGACGGAAGCACGCGAGGTTTCTACTAGAAAGTCATCTCGCCCGGTCGAAAACCAAAGCAGTTTCAACCCTTGCTTGAGTTCTGGATCTTTCAGCACTTCGAGGTGTTGTTCTTCCCAGGTCGGCTGATCGTTGGAAGCTTCTGGACCGCGCCGCCGAAGGCCGAAAATGCCGGAGCTAAACACGCCCACGTAGCCGTAGTCTTTCAGATCGTTCAGGGCGATGTCCAATGTTTGAGCGCCCCCCATCGAAAGGCCAGCGATGGCGTGGTTCTCGCGACCGCTTTTGACGCGGTAGTTCTTTTCGATCGTGGGGACAATATCGTCGGCGAACTCTTTAACGAACTTTTGCATCTGCATGCCGCGCTCCTGGCGATCCATGCGCCCCACGTGACCATCGGGCATGACGATAATCATGGGGACGGCTTCCCCGTTGGCAATCATGTTATCTAAGATCAGATTGGCCCGCCCGGCTGTAGACCACGAATCGTCACTGTCGGAGGCACCATGCAGTAAATAGAAAACCGGGTACGATTGGTCTCCTTTTTCGTAGCCTGGCGGGGTGTAAACGTGCATGCGGCGAAACTTGTCGAGCACTTTCGAGAAGTAGGTCACTTCCGCCACGGTGCCATGAGGTACATCGGCGAGTTGCATGAAGTCGAGCCCCGGCACGTAGGCCATGCTGAAAACGGTAGCATTGGCTTCGCTGGTTTCGCGATTTACCGGATCGGTCACCGTCACGCCGTCGATGTTGTACCGATAGCGAATCGGCCCGGGGGTTTTGACCGGACCGAAAACCAGTTCCCAGACGCCTGAATCGTTTTTCGTCAGGGCTCCGTTCTCGTTCAAGTTGCCTAGGTCCGGGCTGACCAGACGAACCGACTCGGCATTAGGGGCAAGAATGCGAAACGCAACTTTGCCATCTTCTAAGACTTCCGGTGAGACGACCTGAGGGGGCCGCTGCCGCCCTGGTTGCGCTTGGGCAATTTGTGGGATGACGATTAACGCTCCCAATACTAACAGAGCTGTAAGGGAAAAGTTCTTCATGTGTTTTATCCGCCTAATGGAGAGATTATGGAGGTCGGTGTGGGGAACCCAGCATGCGTTATTGTTTGAGTTCCGCCGATTTCGTGGGCCCCAGCGGTTGTGTTGCTGAATTTGTCGTTGGTCGCTATTGCTTTGTTGCTTTTAATTCCAACATGGTCTCGGCCAGCTTCTGCCCGATTCGGTTGTACCAGATGCCACTTCCGAAGTAATGATAAGCACGGTCGGAACCGACTTTCTGCCAAGCTTCGCGATGATCTTCCCAATCGGGAAATAACTCTTCGGCCGTTTTATCGACCAAGACATCCGTACGAATTGTTTTCACGTTGCCGGCGAACTCAGGGACTTCGTTCATTGCCAGTTGGGCGTCTTGAATTTTCTTCATGTTCGGTTGCGGCTCAGACGAACCATTCTGCCCCAAAGCCCCGATCACCACCGGCAGGTTAGGAGAATGCCAGGCCGCGCGAACATCGTGAATCAAGTGCTTTAGGTTCTGCTCGTACTCTTTAGGAGCGTGGTCGCCGAACATATCGTTGAAGCCTTGAAACCACACGAAGCCAGCGATGTGCGGCTGTTTACCTTTGAGCTCCGGGAATAGCTCGCCTGCATTCTTTAGCGTGGTGTCGACATCTTCCATCATCGCCTTGTAGGAAATACCGTACTCCGCTTTGATGTCTTCCATGGTGGGCAGAGGATCGTTCCGGTTTCGCTTTTCGTTATTGTTCCGTACCCGCTTTTTGGCCTGCTCCAGTTCTTCCGCCAGCACCTCTTCACTTGGCATGCCGGCGCTAGGGGGGCGGAACTTCTGATAGAGCGAATGCCCGCCCCAGGCCGTTTTGATAAGCAGCACTGGTTCGTCGTAGGCTTCGCCCATGGCAAAGCCGAACGCCAACTCGAGGCCGGTTTTATTGGGCGAACCGTAACCAATGGTCAGTGGCCCTTGGCGATTGAGGAACTTGATCAGCACGTCGTCCCGCTCGATCCACTTGCCATCTTGGCGGAAAGGGGCATAGATGGCTTTTGTCGGGTCGTTGGTTGCTTGATATTCCAGCAGTTCGTTACTGGCTTTTCCTTCCATGTTCGATTGACCGGCGAGGATAAAAACCTGGTAAGTATCGTCTGCTTCTGCCACGGAAACACCATGACAGCAAGTTAGCAGGGTAACGATCAGCAAGAGATTGAGACGTAGCACCGCAGGAACCTCATGAGAAGGGAGACGTGGGGCGAAGTTGAAGAGGCAAATAATGCTTGTTCCGTACAGACCAGGATCGCATACGGAACAAGCAAAATAAAGCACCTTGTGGCGAATTCTACGCGAGAGCTGCTAAGACATCTCGTGCGTCCCGCCAGCACTTCGCCAGTATTTGTCGACTTCCGACAAGATGAATAGAAGTAGCCCGGTCCCGAAAGCCAGAGCCCAAGGTCGCCAGGTGGTTGGTTGGGTTTCGAAGATTTGGTTTAAGAACGGCACATAAGTCAGCATCACTTGCAAGCCAATCATCGTGGCAATGCCTAGCCAGATTAACGGATTGCTGAACAGCCCCAACTGAAAGAACGAATGCCGCAACGAACGACACGTAAGCAGGTAGGCCGCTTGTCCCATAACGATCACGTTCACCGCAGCCGTTCGAGCTGACTCGAGTTCGACCCCTAAGTACTTTTTGAAGGCGAACACTCCGTAGGTCGCGATGACCAGCAAAGCTCCCACCCACAGCGTGCGCCCCATTAGCGGAACGGAGAGAATCGGTTCTTCCGCATCTCGCGGAGGACGCGCCATCAGGCCAGGCTCTTTGGGCTCGAAGGCCAAGGTCGCGCCCAGTAAGATGGCGGTCGACATATTGATCCATAAAATTTGCAGCGGCGTTATCGGCAACTGAAAGCCAAGAAATGCGGCAACCAGGATGATGCCCGCTTCGCCCAAGTTGGTGGGAAGAGTCCACGCGATGAACTTCTTCAGGTTGTCGTAAATCCCCCGCCCCTCTTCGACCGCCGCTTCGATTGTGGCGAAGTTATCGTCGGTCAAAATCATGTCGGCGGCTTCTTTGGTCACTTCGGTCCCGGCGATACCCATCGCCACACCGATGTTCGCTTGACGCAGCGCTGGGGCGTCGTTCACACCATCGCCGGTCATCGCCACCACGTTGCCGCGCGATTGCAAGGCTTCCACCAGACGCAACTTCTGCGCTGGTGACACGCGGGCAAACACGGCAATGTCTTCGACCGAGTCGATCAGGTCGCGATCCGAGAGGGCTTCTAGCTCGGTGCCGGTAATGCCGAACAGGCCGGTGTTCTCGTCGTTTCGGCGACCTTGCAAACCGAGCTGACCGGCGATGGCCGTGGCGGTGCCGACATGATCGCCGGTGATCATCTTGACCTTGATACCAGCTTCTTGGCAAACAGCGACCGCTTGGATGGCTTCAGGCCGAGGTGGATCAATCATCCCTTGCAGACCAAGCAGCTGTAGCCCGGTGGTAAGATCGTCGTGATCTAAACAGGTTTTCTCTGCCGGAAAGGTCTTCTTGGCGAAGGCCAGCACCCGGAGACCATCGGCCGCCATCTCGGCAACTTCGGTTTCGATTGCGGAGGGAGCCAGCGGGTCACCATTGGCTAAATGCTCGCAGCGTGGTAGAAGCCGTTCAACCGAACCTTTCACGTACGCCACGCTCTGCGTTTGGTTAAGCTGATGTAAGGTGGCCATGTATTGGTACTGCGATTCAAACGGAATCGCATCACGCCGAGGATATTGCATGTTGGCAGCTTGGTGGGTGAGACCAAGCTTATTGGCAGAAATCAACAACGCCGCCTCGGTCGGATCACCTTCCACTTTCCATACCCCCTGGGCGATGGAAACCAGACGCGTGTCGTTACACAATAGGCCCGCTCGTAGCATCTCGACAAGTTGCTGATCGTCAACCGGCGCGTATTCACTTGGCGTAACGGCAGAAACACTCCCTTGGGCTTCATAGCCAGAGCCAGCGACATCGTACTGTCGCGCGCCGGTGGATATTTTGCGCACCGTCATCTGATTCTGCGTAAGCGTTCCGGTTTTGTCGGAACAGATCACGTTGGTACTGCCCAAGGTTTCAACTGCTGGCAGTTTGCGGACGATCGCCCGGCGACGGGCCAAGCGCGAAACACCTAGGGCCAGCGTTGCCGTGACCACGGCCGGCAAACCTTCGGGAATTGCCCCCACGGCCAAAGCGACGGCGGCCAATATCACTTCAACCGGAGGCTCGCCACGCAGCAAGATTGCTAACGCAACTAAACCGGCCAGCGTGAGAATCACCTTCAGCAGCAGATGGCTAAGTTGATTGATCCGCCGCACCAACGGCGTTTCGAGAACATCTGCCGAGGCAATCAGCTTGTTGATGTGACCGATTTCGGTATGGTCGCCGGTGGCAACCACAATGCCGGTCCCCGTGCCGTAGGTAACCAGGGTGGAAGAAAACGCCATGTTGGCACGTTCGGCCAAAGGGGTTCCTTCTTCCAACGCGGCAACATTCTTTTCCACCGGAACCGATTCACCGGTGAGGGCCGACTCGTCGATTTGCAGATCTCGCTGGTGGATCAAACGAATATCGGCCGGCACACGATCGCCTGATTGTAGCTTCACGCAATCGCCAGGGACTAATTCGGAGGCGGCGATTTGCATGGTTTGCCCGCCACGGATTACGGTTGCCTCGCTGTTGAGGACCTTGCTCAGCGCGCTGATGGCTTTTAGCGCCTTGGCTTCCTGAACGTAGCCGATAACCGAGTTGACCAATACCACCGCGAAGATCACCGAGGCATCGACCCACTCGCGCAAAACAACCGTCAGCGCGGTTGCGGCCAACAGTATGTAGACCAGCGGCTGTTGAAACTGACGAAGGAAAATCCGTAGCTTCGTTTCACCTTCGGCTTGAGTGAGTTGATTCTCGCCGAAACGTTTGCGTCGCCGTGTTACTTCCAGTAAGGGCAAACCATGTTCAAGATTGGTTTCCCAGCGCGAGGCGATGTCTTCGGTGGCAAAGTGATACCAATGCTCCGTCTCTGGCCGACTCATGGGTACGCTCCTCAAGGGCTAGCCCAGTCAACAAAAGGTGACAGTCGACTGGTTGGGGTTGCTTCGTCCAAGGTGAATACCAGGGACATCCCTGGTCGAGGTCGGTCGTCAGTCACTGTACGACGAGGCAACTACGAATTCAAGCTCGGCAATTTTGGGGGCGTGCGATTACCGATGAAGAAGCTTGCCCACGCCTCCTGAAATAAGCGTAGACACGTTGGCTAATACCTGTGGCAAAGCAATTCCGCCAGGACTGGCCAGATATTTGGGAGACCAAACGGGATCGAATTTATCTTTGTAGTTGCGCAATCCCTGAAAGTTGTAGAAGTGTTCGCCATGTTGATAGACAACACTACAAACACGATTCCATAACGGCCCCAAGCGATTGGCATCGATGCCAGAAAGTGGGGCCATTCCCAGGTTAAACCATTGGTAACCTTGTTGGTGTCCGTAACGCATCAATTCGATGAAGAGATATTCCATCACGTTCCGCTGAGCGTCCGGAACGTATCGCATCAGATCGAGCGAGAGTTCCTGTTTATCGGCTCCTCGCCAAATATTCGCGAAGGCAATCGCCGTTCCTTGCGCGTCACGCACGAGGGCGATGTCGTAGCGTGAAAGATATTCTTCACGGAAGAAGCCGAGCGAAAACCCTTTCTCACCGGTCGACTTGTCGCCGAGCCAGGCGTCGGAAATCTCTTTCATGCGCGGCATGATTTCGGCGACGTCAGCTTGCGGAACGACCTCGAAGGTCAGCCCTGCTTCTTGGCACTTTTTATCGGTATGACGCAAACCACGGCGTTGGCTTCCCTCTAGCGAGAAGTCAACCAAAGAGACTCTGGCTTCTTCCCCTAGCTTGATCAGCGTGAGTCCCATTTCGACGTAGCGGGAAAGAGAGGCCTGACTGACTTGGTAAAAGACCGGCCAAGTTCCCGCAGCGTCGCAGGCTTCGCGAAAGTTCCACGCGGCATCGTCCATAGATGCGGCTTGACCGAAGGGATCTCCCATGGTGATCCAGCAGTTGCCTTGACAGCCGAACATAACGGCGGCCTGACGATCGTGACTGAAGACAAAACGCTTGTCCCCAAGCAAGGCCAGATGGGCGTGCGTTGCTTCACTTTTCGTAACCAGATCGGCCACTTCCGCCAGTTCCTCGTCGGTGGCTAGGGTGGGTGTGATCGGCTTAGGACGAAGCAGGCTGGCCACGGCAAACACCGTAATCGTGACCGCAGCGGCCAGCAGCGCACGAAGCGAGCGGGGGGCATCGCGTCGGTAGGCGAATTCCCACCAAAGGTCGTTGTTGTATTCGACATGCCGATAGGCGAACATCACGATCCAAAAGATCAGCCCTAACGAAAGCACCACGGCCAACAGCCACGTAGGCGAAAGGTTGGGTGAGAGGAGCTGCCCTTTGCGGAAGAAGTGACTACGGCACGGTAGCAACGCCAACAGCAAGACAAACAATACGATCGCTTCTTCGTAATCAAAACCTTTCGCCAGAGTGACCAGCACTCCACATCCCAACAGAATACAGGTGATTAACCAGGCCGCATCAATGCGGCGCTGCAAGCCGCGAGCTAAAACCAAAAGTAACGCGCCGATGACACTGCCCAGCAGGTGCGAGACTTCCACCACCGGGAGCGGCAGGAACTCGCGCAGCAGGGCCATGCGGCCTTTCTCGGCCGGCAACGAACCAGAGATCAACAAGATTAAGCCTGCGACAAAAACGCCGCCCGTTACCACACTCGGGCCAATGACACTGGTCCAGCGGACCACTTCTTTGCCCACGGCAGTCGCCTTGCCGGCATGTTGCCGGAACGTGGCCACCCCCACAATGCAAAGCCCCACGGTAAGTGGCAGCAAGTAATAAATCACGCGGTAAGCGAGTAAAGATGCCAGCAAACCGTGCGAGTCTGAGAAGGGAAGCATCGTCACCACGACCAGCTCTAACACGCCTAGCCCACCAGGAACGTGGCTGACCAGAGAAACAATGATCGCCAATATAAAGATAGCCGTGAACGGGAGAAAGCTGATTTGCGCGTCCTTCGGCAGCAAGACATACAATGCCGCTGACGCACACATGAAGTCGGTCGCTGAAACCAACGTTTGGGCCAAGGCAATCCGTAAGGGAGGCGGCTGAAAGTTGATCTTCATCCAGTGCAGTGGACGCTGTCGCACCCAACACACCACAAAGAACAACCCCACCATGCTCAGCAAGATCGCACCGAGCGGGCGACTGGTAGTGAGTGGCAAGTTAAACCGAGCCGGGATATCGAAAGGAGTGAACAAAAACAGCGTTCCCCCGAGCGTAAACAGCCCCATCCAAAAGGCCGCCGCGATCAAGAGGATCATTCGAACGATCTCGGGCGAGGTCATTCCCCAACTCGCGTACAGCCGCACACGAATCGGCGTTCCCCCAAAGACCGAGCCTAACGTATTGCTGAACGAATAGTACAGAAACGAGACAATCGCGACTTGGCGAAGCTTGAGAACATGATCGATCAGGTTAACGGCCAGCCAGTCGTAACCGATCATCACCGCGTAATTCAGCACAGTGAAAAACAGCGATAAGACAACGGCCTGCCAAGGGAGCGTTTCAAAGCTCTCCGCCACGTCATGTGCATGGAGGTTGCGAAATTCGTAGTGCAACAGCCACAACGCCCCGCCAAACATGACGACCGTCAGAATATTGAGCAGCGTGTGATAGTGCTGAGTAAGCCAGGAGAACCAGGTCGCACGGCTCTCGTCCGGTAGATCGATCGCGTCGTGTGCCAGCGCCGGCGGTATTGGTTCTTCTTCCTGAGAGGGACGATCAAACTGCGTCACGGATGGCTTCCCTCGACGGGCAAATTAACGGGGTTTTAAGATTCTGAAAATGGGCAACAGGCAACATGCTTTTCGCTTGCATCTTGCCGGGAATCGCTGGCAGCCCTCAATGATATCGCCGAATGACTGCGATGCTGGCAATGATATCAGTTTTCTGTCGTGCGTTGGGCAGAACCTGCGGACTTGCGCGAAAGGATTCGGCCATAACGATTCTGCCGAGATGTCGCTGTATCGTCATTTAATGGGTGATTCTTGTCGACCTCTTTTTGTGGGGTAGAAACCTCCGTGGAATGGGGGTGTGTTGGAAACATTTTATCTGGCCAGGAGGGCTTCTCGCGATCAAATCAATCGCCCCTTTTTTACCATTTATCGTCATCTGTATGGGATGTGCCCATCATCAGTTGGGATATCAGACGGTAAAGCAAGCCCATACCGTTGCGGATGTTCATACCCAGCAGGCTCTGGATAACCTTGCCAAATTTGTTCACAATCCCAACGCGTTGCCTCATTTTTCGTATCCATCGCAAGGCAGTTCGGAAGTCAACGAAACATCTCGCCTGCTCCGGCACGCTGATGTTTAAGCATTGCCAAAGGGTCACGTGTCTCACGAAGGATCCGCCGGCAGAGAGAGCCACCATACTGGCTGACCGTAAGTTTCGAAATAGCAAGAAGCCTCTTCAGGAAGAGGCTTCTTCGCTTTTCGTAGGTCGGGAGCGTCCGATTTCTTATTCGGTTTCTTTGGCTTCCGGCACTTTAAATTCCGCTTTCGCCCCTTGGACGGTCAGTTCCGTTTTCAAAGGACCTCCAGTGAATGGGGACTTGGCTTGTTCGGCTTAATCGATGGGTACGAAACGTCGTTGTTTAATTACCGATAAAAATCGATCCAACGCAACGTAATCTCTGACGGGTTGTCAGCGAATAGTGGGGCCGGCAAAGGAACCTCGAAGTAGCCACCTTCGAGCGGAATCGATGCATTACCACCAACGATTTTTACCTCGGTATAAAGCAGACTGGGAGGGGCCAGCGTGGAATGCTCTCGGCCAGATTGGTAAGTGGTTGTCTGCTGATGATCTCCGCCACTGGCAAGCGACCATTCAAACACCCCCTTCGCGTTGCTCACTTGCAACGATTCGAGCCCCTTCAGGTGCAAGCGAACGAGTACCTGGCCAGGCCAATGGTCGGCGGTGCGATGAATTGTCGCGGTGCCGATTCCTTTCTCACTGGTAATGTCGAAAATGGTTGCTTCCGCGTGTTGTAAGAACTTGACTTTCCCCTTACTAACAACGGCGCTTAGCCCATCCTGCTTTGGGGCAGTCTCTTGTTCTGCGGTTGCTGCCTTCAATTTCGTAACCTCGACGATCCATCGCGTTGGCCCTTCCACGCCAGGCCGACGTACCAACGTTCCCTTGACCGTTGCCTTCTTTCCTGCGAGCTTGTCGGCCAGTTGGCGGAGCTTGGCGTTCTGGCCGAAATCGAGTTCCCAAGTGATTTCGTTGGCTGTGATTGTGGTGCCGGTCGTTTCTCCGCCGATGGCTACCAATCCGGTCCGCACGGTGCCGACGACGGATACCGTGATGGAATCTTCGTTCGCTTCTTTTACGGCATGCCCATTGATGGTCGCGATGCCCTTTCGCTCGACCTGGACCAGCTTGTAACCAAAGCCAGGCCCACCCATTTTGGTACTAAAAATAACAAACGTAACATTCCCATCCGCATCGATCTGCGGATTCATCCCCACGTTATTCGGCCCAGGAGCCGTTCCGACAAGCACCAGATCTTGGGCGAAATCAACGTGAGGAACCTCTTGATCAGGACGCCAGGCCTGCCACAACTTCTTCCAGGCTGCTGCATCGGTAATGAATTCTGTTTGCGGAGCCAGCTTCCCTCGTAGCGACTTGTCCGCCAGCTTGCCCGACCACGTTTCAAGCGCCTTAATCTCCACCCGCTGCGCCAGCACCCAATCGGGACTGCACAGGATAGCCAAAAAAGCGAGTAAAAGACTTATTTTCGCGGTCATCGAGAGACTCCCAAGCTGTTCGTTATTCAAGTTCGTTAGTAAAGACGAACAACCCAGGCCAAGAGTTCTCGGCATGGGGCAATTTTTCAAATCGGCCAGAAACCAAGGCCCCAGGACGCCAAACAGATGAGGCCCTTCCCGCTTCAACCCCAAACCCTTCGGACTGTGGCGGACTAACGCATTTTCTTGGGAAGTTTCGGAATGACTTCTACCCTAGCTCTAAGGCACAGATTATTCAGGTCATTGATGAAAGGGACCACAAGCCCCATGATATAGTACTTGCGGTCATATTCGTCAACGATCCACGGTTCTAGTGTGCCGGTTTCCTCGTCCTTGGTGATCAGCCAGGCACCCTCAAACACCGAGCGGCGAACGATTTCACCAGCATAGGCAAGCAGCGGTGAAAACAAGGCTGCCCGTTGCTCTTGGAAGCTTTTGTTGTCCCATCTCGATAAGATGCGACCTTCCACCATGTCTAGGCTGAATGTGCTGAAGTCGAGGATGTCACGATCGAGCCCTGGCAGGTTCGCCAACTGATCGACGTGCTGGTCGATATGTTCTTCCCAGCCAGGGGTGATAACACCTTTGAGCATGTGTTCGCTAGGCATGTTTGCATTTCCTGGTGGCTGCGGTAGGTTTTTGGTTGAGTGCACGGTGACTCTTTTGTGTGTTCTGCGAATCAGCCGAGCATGATCAAGCAATCTTGGGTACCAATTGGGTAAGCCGCTCGCGCGAATGCGACATTAAACTGCGCAATTGAGAGAATCATAACGGCCCCTTCTCGGGTACACTAGCATATACCCCCTGCCCCTCTTCATGCTGCTACAGACTTACCACTTGCGACTCTTGAGGAGCGCCTACTCATGGCTTGGTTACGGATTGTGATGGTGATGGTTGGCTCGCTCGTTTCCTGGCAGGCATGCTGGGCCGATGACGCTACGTTGGCGCAGACGCAGCCGTTGGAACTCGCAGGCGACTTC of the Bremerella cremea genome contains:
- a CDS encoding alpha/beta hydrolase-fold protein produces the protein MKNFSLTALLVLGALIVIPQIAQAQPGRQRPPQVVSPEVLEDGKVAFRILAPNAESVRLVSPDLGNLNENGALTKNDSGVWELVFGPVKTPGPIRYRYNIDGVTVTDPVNRETSEANATVFSMAYVPGLDFMQLADVPHGTVAEVTYFSKVLDKFRRMHVYTPPGYEKGDQSYPVFYLLHGASDSDDSWSTAGRANLILDNMIANGEAVPMIIVMPDGHVGRMDRQERGMQMQKFVKEFADDIVPTIEKNYRVKSGRENHAIAGLSMGGAQTLDIALNDLKDYGYVGVFSSGIFGLRRRGPEASNDQPTWEEQHLEVLKDPELKQGLKLLWFSTGRDDFLVETSRASVDLMKKHGFEAVYEETDGGHTWVNWRNYLRQFASQLFQDTPAEAKK
- the mprF gene encoding bifunctional lysylphosphatidylglycerol flippase/synthetase MprF; this encodes MTQFDRPSQEEEPIPPALAHDAIDLPDESRATWFSWLTQHYHTLLNILTVVMFGGALWLLHYEFRNLHAHDVAESFETLPWQAVVLSLFFTVLNYAVMIGYDWLAVNLIDHVLKLRQVAIVSFLYYSFSNTLGSVFGGTPIRVRLYASWGMTSPEIVRMILLIAAAFWMGLFTLGGTLFLFTPFDIPARFNLPLTTSRPLGAILLSMVGLFFVVCWVRQRPLHWMKINFQPPPLRIALAQTLVSATDFMCASAALYVLLPKDAQISFLPFTAIFILAIIVSLVSHVPGGLGVLELVVVTMLPFSDSHGLLASLLAYRVIYYLLPLTVGLCIVGVATFRQHAGKATAVGKEVVRWTSVIGPSVVTGGVFVAGLILLISGSLPAEKGRMALLREFLPLPVVEVSHLLGSVIGALLLVLARGLQRRIDAAWLITCILLGCGVLVTLAKGFDYEEAIVLFVLLLALLPCRSHFFRKGQLLSPNLSPTWLLAVVLSLGLIFWIVMFAYRHVEYNNDLWWEFAYRRDAPRSLRALLAAAVTITVFAVASLLRPKPITPTLATDEELAEVADLVTKSEATHAHLALLGDKRFVFSHDRQAAVMFGCQGNCWITMGDPFGQAASMDDAAWNFREACDAAGTWPVFYQVSQASLSRYVEMGLTLIKLGEEARVSLVDFSLEGSQRRGLRHTDKKCQEAGLTFEVVPQADVAEIMPRMKEISDAWLGDKSTGEKGFSLGFFREEYLSRYDIALVRDAQGTAIAFANIWRGADKQELSLDLMRYVPDAQRNVMEYLFIELMRYGHQQGYQWFNLGMAPLSGIDANRLGPLWNRVCSVVYQHGEHFYNFQGLRNYKDKFDPVWSPKYLASPGGIALPQVLANVSTLISGGVGKLLHR
- a CDS encoding cation-translocating P-type ATPase, which gives rise to MSRPETEHWYHFATEDIASRWETNLEHGLPLLEVTRRRKRFGENQLTQAEGETKLRIFLRQFQQPLVYILLAATALTVVLREWVDASVIFAVVLVNSVIGYVQEAKALKAISALSKVLNSEATVIRGGQTMQIAASELVPGDCVKLQSGDRVPADIRLIHQRDLQIDESALTGESVPVEKNVAALEEGTPLAERANMAFSSTLVTYGTGTGIVVATGDHTEIGHINKLIASADVLETPLVRRINQLSHLLLKVILTLAGLVALAILLRGEPPVEVILAAVALAVGAIPEGLPAVVTATLALGVSRLARRRAIVRKLPAVETLGSTNVICSDKTGTLTQNQMTVRKISTGARQYDVAGSGYEAQGSVSAVTPSEYAPVDDQQLVEMLRAGLLCNDTRLVSIAQGVWKVEGDPTEAALLISANKLGLTHQAANMQYPRRDAIPFESQYQYMATLHQLNQTQSVAYVKGSVERLLPRCEHLANGDPLAPSAIETEVAEMAADGLRVLAFAKKTFPAEKTCLDHDDLTTGLQLLGLQGMIDPPRPEAIQAVAVCQEAGIKVKMITGDHVGTATAIAGQLGLQGRRNDENTGLFGITGTELEALSDRDLIDSVEDIAVFARVSPAQKLRLVEALQSRGNVVAMTGDGVNDAPALRQANIGVAMGIAGTEVTKEAADMILTDDNFATIEAAVEEGRGIYDNLKKFIAWTLPTNLGEAGIILVAAFLGFQLPITPLQILWINMSTAILLGATLAFEPKEPGLMARPPRDAEEPILSVPLMGRTLWVGALLVIATYGVFAFKKYLGVELESARTAAVNVIVMGQAAYLLTCRSLRHSFFQLGLFSNPLIWLGIATMIGLQVMLTYVPFLNQIFETQPTTWRPWALAFGTGLLLFILSEVDKYWRSAGGTHEMS
- a CDS encoding sialate O-acetylesterase; this translates as MLRLNLLLIVTLLTCCHGVSVAEADDTYQVFILAGQSNMEGKASNELLEYQATNDPTKAIYAPFRQDGKWIERDDVLIKFLNRQGPLTIGYGSPNKTGLELAFGFAMGEAYDEPVLLIKTAWGGHSLYQKFRPPSAGMPSEEVLAEELEQAKKRVRNNNEKRNRNDPLPTMEDIKAEYGISYKAMMEDVDTTLKNAGELFPELKGKQPHIAGFVWFQGFNDMFGDHAPKEYEQNLKHLIHDVRAAWHSPNLPVVIGALGQNGSSEPQPNMKKIQDAQLAMNEVPEFAGNVKTIRTDVLVDKTAEELFPDWEDHREAWQKVGSDRAYHYFGSGIWYNRIGQKLAETMLELKATKQ